CTTCAGGTCTTCATGAAGAGGCTCCATGAGGAGCTCCGCTTCACGGCCGTGCACGTCACACACGATGTGGTGGAGGCTGGCTACTTAGGGGATAGGGTGGCCGTTATGTCTGAGGGACGCTTGCTCAAGGTGGGTAGGCTTGAGGAGCTCCTCAAGGACCCAAGCGATGGGAGGATCTTTGAAGTGCTGGGTTACGAGAACCTCCTCAAGGGGGTAGCTAGGAGGGAGGGTCAGCTCACCTCGGTTAGGATAGGGGACTCGGAGCTCAGGTCGGCTTACGAAGCGGAAGGGGAGGTGCTCGTCCTCATAAGGCCTGAGGACGTTTATGTGCACCACCCGGATGATGTAGGTAGAGTGAGCGCTAGGAACGTCCTCAGAGCTACCGTGGAGGGGCTGGAGTACAGGCCCCCTATCTACGTGGTGAGCTTCAGGGTCGGTAGCGTAACGCTACGCTCCTCCGTAACTAAACAGATAGTGGAGGATTTCGGGATCTCCAAGGGGAGGGAGTTCGTGATCTCGGTGAAGGCAACAGCAATTAAGGTAATTCCGAGCAGCTCAGAGCAAACTTTCCTTAAATGATGAGAATCATCTTTTATAGGAGAATTTTGTTATGAGAGATGTACTCCAAGCTCATCGCTGTGCTTAAGCTTAGGAGATGCGCTCAGGTCGTGGGCGGGATTCTAGAGCGTGGACCCTCAGGAAGGGCTAGGGTTTCATCAGGGTGCATCAGGGATGAGTTCCCGGGGGAGAGGATCTCCCCTACTATACTAGGGGCATGATTTACTAGAAAATTTTATATATTAGTAGAATATAATCCTACTAGAGAGCATGGTGGAAGAGGTAGTCAAGGTCACACGCAATTACCAGGTGACGATCCCGGCCTCCATTAGATCAATAACTGAGATTAAAGAAGGAGATTTTGTTAAAATTATTTATGATGAGCACGAGGGGGCCATTAAGATATTCCCTCTGAAGAGGAGGAGAACGACCCTACGAGTCGGCAGGGAGATCAGTGTTGAGGAGATCGAGGAAGCTATCGAGGGGATTTTGAGTGAGACTGCTTCCCGATACTAACGTCCTGATTTACGATACCGTAGAGGATAGTGAGCACCATGAGGAGGCTGCTAGAATCATCGACGAAGCCGGGGAGGTCATTATACCATCTATTGTGATTCACGAATATATTTGGGCCATGTTTAAGATCGCTCAAGTATCCCCTAGCTTCTTGGTGATCAAGCTCCGCGAGTACCTCGGAGATCCGAAAGCTGTGTATGTGCTCGAGTCCGCGGAAGTTCTGGTCAGTGCGTTAAAAATGCTGGAGGCGGATGGAGAAAGCTTGAGAGAAATGAATGACTACATAATTCTAGCTACAGCGCTCCATTACAACTTAAAGCTGGCTACATTTGACAGGAAGTTGAGGATAAGGGCTCTGGAGAGGGGGCTGGGGGTGGTTCCATGAGCTCAGGTATCACGTTACTGTCCACGCTTACATGCAGAACAAGATGGGTACTGAGAAGACGATGAAAAACCTCTATTCCTTACCCTCAACGGAGCATTATCGCCTAAGACAATTCAGCTCCATCTTCAAGAGCCCCGGTCGAATCAAGATTCCACAAGGTACGGAGGATCCTGCAGAGGGAGCACATCCCTAAGATTCCTCAGGGGGGCTCATCACAGCCAGGGCTTCTCCATCTTGAAGTTCTCATCGCCGGTGGACGTTCACGAGCACTATCCCAACGATGTAGGTAGAGTGAGCGCTAGGAACGTCCTCAGAGCTACCGTGGAGGGGCTGGAGTACAGGCCCCCTATCTACGTGGTGAGCTTCAGGGTCGGTAGCGTAACGCTACGCTCCTCCGTAACTAGTGGAGGATTTCGGGATCTCCGCGAAGGCGGCAGCTGTCAAGCTGATTCCGAGCGGCCAGGAGCGAGGGTCATGGTGATAGTCAGCTTTTTATGGGAGGTATCCCTCCTTGAGGGATGCGATCCAAACTCATCGCCGCGCTCAAGCTCAGGAGGTGCGCTAACTGCGGTAAGGTCGTCAGGGGGAAGGGGTTCGAGTGGAGGGGGAAGGTCTTCTGCAGCAGGAGGTGCAAGGGTGAGTACAGGAAGAGGCATAGGAGGCGTAGGAGCTATAAGCTCTTCCTCCCCAGCGATACCTTCGAAGCTGTTTACTGGAGGAGGGGCTGAGGTTTCGCCATCGGATCACGCTACCATCAGCCGGACGCCTCGTCCAACGTCCCCACCGCTGAGTCCGGAGCCGGATCCCACGGGGGCTTTACCACGTTGATAGGACTTTGGAAGGGAGAACCCTGTTAGGACGAGTTTCCGGAGGTTGCGTTGTTCTGACACGAGCCCGCCGGCGACGATGGAACCTTTTACTGGGGAATTCGGGGAGTCGTGAAAGGCGAGGAACTATCGGATGATGATTTCACCTCTCCGAGATGAAGTTCGATGTCGCTGAGTCCGTCAGAATAGCGATTGAGGAAATAGGGATTTCGGAGGTCAACATGGAGACCGAAAACGACGTAGAGAACTTCATCGTTATCCAAATCATTGGTGGGATAATCGTGAAAGTGATGATGAGCTGCTTCTCATCAATGGAGCCCGTTAGGGGGATGTAGCCTCGGAGACCTAACCGGGTCCCTGAGGAGTGTGAGGGTAAGGGTGACGAGCAACCATTGAGATCAGTGTACCCTTTCCAAGCGGTTCTCACGCCGGCATTGAACCTCAGGAGCTCAGATCTACGATCTCCCGTAGGAACGCGATCCCAGAGCTCAAGAAGGTATATTAGAGGACGGAGAGGATTGGATTAACTCCACATGCTCGCAAGTTCATCTGAACACGATTTCCTGAACTCCATTTGAACTTGTGGTTTTCCTTCATCGAGTTCCCCAGGATCACAATGTCCATACGGGTAGCCTCTGTCGTGCTCTTAGTGGGATCATCAAGCACCGGCATGTTTTAAAGCGTTCGTCTTAAGGATCCTGAGCGGAGAGCGAAGTAAATTTAAGTAGATTTACTGGAAGCGGGGCTATGCAGGGCCTGGACCTCCTGAAGGTCGGTGTCTTACTCTTGGGAATCTCGGCTTTGATAATAGCTGGTCTCGCCGTCCACGTTTACTATAAGGGTGTGCTGTCCTATCCCGCGCCCATCATGGAGAGCTTCCACGCGTACTGCAGCTTCAATGTCGTGATAATTCATGCGAACGATGATCTGAGGAACGTTAGTGTTTCTAGTTCGAATGGGACGCTGATATGCAGGTTCGACTCTGTTCCGAAGGGATCGGATGAGGTATGCAATGTGAATAAGGACGGCGTTTACGTTGTAAGGGTCGGCAACCTGAAGAGGGCCGTTACTTGTTCGACATGGGTTGCACCCTACCCCCCGAGCCGCGGAGATTGATCCCATTTATCGACGGAATTCCCTCGAAGATGAGCCGATTTGAGCCGCTTCAAGCGGACTCCCTTCCATTCGGGATCACGATACCTCAGGGATTGAGAGTGACGGGGAGAGTGGAATACCGATGAGCTGGGGAGTTCACTGCGCATCGACCTTAATCCATGCCTGAAGTTACTCATTCCTCCTAGCTCGGTGGTTGGTATCCCAGGGACATATCCGATCTTCGGAAGTACCGGTGCGCTGAGAACGGAAGTTTATGGGGAAAGCTCGAGGGAGATGATGTTGCGTGATTTTGACTTAAGTGTTCCATCATGGCCGAGGCTGGCTAAGTTCCGCAGTAGGGCTAGAGTCTGGGGACTGAGTGGTCCCGTGAGGTAAATAACGGCCTTTCGTCCGAGTTCGCCTGAGAGGTGCCGTTGAGCGGTCCCCCGAGCTCTCAGTCGATGCTGCTTGAGCCGTAGGTTCAACTGAGGGGAAAGCTTGAGAGCGAAGGAAGTAGATTAAGGGTCTATTTGTCAAGAAATTGGAGCTCATCGTGACTCAGATACCCATATCACCTCATCCATCCCCTTGAAGTGTTCATCACCGCTTAGCAGTTTCGCGTCGAGGACCCTCGCGGTGGCCAGGACTATCGCATCGAAGAGGCTCGGATCCCTTAGTTTCTCCCGCTTCGCTCTCTCCGTTAACTCTAAGTAACACTTTGAGGCTTCTAGAGCTATCCTCTTGTCTATGGGAACTACTTCCGAGGAATAATCTATCACATCTAAGCGTTCGAGTATCTCGTCCTCTCCAAATCCCTCCCTCAGGTATTTCCTGGCTACCTCAGCGAGAACGATGGTGGGCGTGTACACCTCCTCGGATTCCTCGATGATCCTCCTCACCCTCTCACCGCCCTCGCTCCCGATGAATATCTCCACCCATCCGTAAGTATCAAGCACTATCCTCACCCCTATCCACCTCCGAGAACGGCCTTATCCTCCCCCTGTCGATACCGAAGACCTCCTCGAGTTTCCGCCTACGTTGTTGGATGATCAATAGGCGTATGGTCTCGTCAAGCGTGGACACGTTCAGCTTCCTACGCATGCTTTCGAGCATCCTGATCGTGCTCCTCGAAACCCTCACAGTGGTCCCGCTCATGGTACCGTCCGTTCGATCTTGTGTATACAGTATATAAGTATAACTGGCTACCAGTAGATGCAACCTGAGTACCACCGGAAATCTTGCGAAAAGTTTTAACAAAAGTTTTTGAATTTATTAGGATACATAGCAAACTGAGCAATTTGGAATATTTATATTCCAAAGATGGCCGTGAAGATAAACAAAGTGGGTGAGGGAGCCGAGCATGATACCATGGTCAGTGAACGATGCGGATGGTGAAATCGACCGAAGAATCGCCGGATTAGCGAAAGGGAGAATTCGCTATCTTCAGGTGGAACCAGGATGAAGACGTCAAAAGGTTGGATTGAGGTCGGAGCGGTACGAGGAAGACCTGGCTAACCTCCGAGGATGGGAATGCTCTGTGAGCTGAGAGAGGAAACGTTAAGTGCCAGGATTGGGGTTCGGGGCGTGCAACCCCAGCGACACTGCCGGACGGCATGAGGGCTAAGCGGGACGATTGCGAGAGGGCATGGATAGGGGGATCGAATCGAGATCCAGGAGGCCATGAGGAGCTTATGTGAGGAAGGACCTCTGATATTGGACGAGGAATTCGCTAGAAAAAACTCGGAGGTCGATAGGGAAGTACGGGGAGATTTCAACGCGGAAGACCCAAGAATGTAAAGCGGACAGTGGGGTAATGAGGAAGCTCCTGGAAGGTCTTCACACACCGAAAACTATCTCGCTTCTCCTGTAAGCTTCTATTAGCTCCTCTATCCCCCTTTTTAGGGAAACTTCGGCCTTGAAGCCGAGCACGCTCTCAGCCAGCGATGTGTCAGCGCACGTCCTGAGGACGTAGTTCCTTATCGGGTTCGGTATGAACTCGAGGCTGAGGGATACCCTCTCAGCTATCAGAGAGGCCAGCTCCCTGAAGCTCGTCTCCCTCCCCGTTCCAACGTTGAACACGCCATGAACATCGCTCTCAAGAGCTATCATGAAGGCCCTGACGACGTCCCTGACGTGTATGAAGTCCCTCGTCTGCTTGCCATCTCCGAATATCACGAAGGGCCTACCCTCAAGCCCCGCCCATATCATCTGGGATACCACGTTAGCGTACCTCCCCTTGGGTCTCTCGTTGGGCCCGTAGACGCTGAACAACCTGAGGCCTATGGATTTAACCCCATATAGGTCGTAGTATACGCTCGCGATCCTCTCCATGAAGTACCTCGCCTCAGTATAGAGGTCGGTGGATTTGACCGGCATGTCCTCCCTGTGGGGGGGATCGTTCCCGTTGTATATGGAGGATGTGGAAGCGTAGATGAGTCTGATTCCCCTCTTCCTAGCTAGCTCAATCAGGCTAATGAACTCGCCCAGGGCTGAGCTCACCAGACCCGGGTCCTCCCTGTACATGGGGCTCGAGGAAGCTATGCCCAAGTGGAGCACAGCATCAAGGCTATCGAGCTCAACCGTCCTGGAGGAGCTGCCCTCCACTATCCTCGCCCCCATCCCCTCGAGGATCCCAGCTACCTCCCTAGATCCGGTGGAGAAGTTATCGATGACCGTGACCTCGCTTCCCCTCCTCAGCAGCTCCACCACTAAGTTGCTGCCTATGAAACCCGCTCCTCCCGTGACCACTATCATACTCCTGCTGGATCGCGGCTTCAACTTTTATTCGTTATCAACATCCTGAGGGGAGGATGCCGACTGTGATAGTGACCGGAGGTGCTGGCTTCATAGGGAGCCACACCGTTGACGAGCTACTGAAGATCCCCGATGTGGATCTGATCGTATTGGATAACTTCCACAGCGGATCCCCCGGGAACCTGAGGAGCTCGAACAGGGTGAGGGTGCTTAATTCGGACATCAGATCGCTGGATCCTCCGGAGCTCTCGGGGGATTTGCTGGGGATAGTGCACCTGGCAGCCATAGTTAGCTTGGATGAAGCCTATTTAAACCCTAAGCTCACTCTGGAGACGAACGTAATCGGTACCCTGAACGCTCTAGAGATGGCGAGGAAGTTAGATTCTGCTAAGTTCGTTTACGCTTCTAGTGTCGCTGTCTACGGTGAGCCCGTGAAACTGCCGATCGACGAGAGTCATCCGACGAACCCCTCCAACCTCTACGGTTTGAGCAAGCTGATGGGGGAGCAGGTGGCGATGAGGTACATGGAGGATCACGGTATCAAGGTGGTCTCGCTGAGGTACTTCAACGTCTATGGCCCCAGGATGAGGAGCGGTCCTTACTCTGGGGTGATCCATAGGTTCATAACCGCTCTCCTGAGGGGGGATGCTGTCAGGATATTCGGGGATGGGAGGCAGACTAGGGACTTCGTTTACGTCGAGGACGTAGCTAGAGCTAACGTCATGGCCCTCCTATCCGGGGCTAAGGGTGTGTTCAACATAGGGACGGGGGTTGAGGTCTCGATCGGAGAGCTGTTAGATCTACTCTGCGAGACGATTGGGGTAAAAGCCCGCGATGTTAAGTACGAAGCCCCGAGGAAAGGCGATATCAGGAGAAGCAGGGCCTCCTACAAGGCGGCTAAGGAATCCTTGGGATGGGAACCGAGGGTTAGCCTGAGGGAGGGGCTCGAGAGGACCGTGAAGTGGTACATCGGCTTGAGATAGTTGTTTAAAAATTGATGGTAACTCGAACCTTTTACTTTGAATGGATTAGAGCGCCGTTCGATATATAAGATATCATCTAAAGTTTTTCGATTGGATTCACGGTATGAGTGGAGGGTACAGGTCCCTCTGAATGCCCAGGCTATCAAACGTTAGAGTAGCGTCCCTGTTCACGGCCATACTTATTAAGTGCCTCTTAGGCTTTATACGGCTCAATCGCTTCTATAACCACGTATCCCCCACCTTAACGTAGTTGCCCGTATACCATCTCCTCAACCCCTTGGTGATGTGATGCCCGGCGTCTGAGGATCGCGGAGTTACATGTCCGCTCCAGGTCTCTATATATCTTACCTCCCCCGATGATAACACGTGAGTAGGTTGAGCGGAAGGGGCGAGTTCGATGACACGGATCTCGAGATACTTAGGTTGATGCAGAGGAATGCTAGGACCCCTTACTCCGAGATAGCGAAGAAACTCGGTATTCCTGAGGCTACCGTGAAGTACAGGGTCCGTAAATTGATAGAAAGAGGGATCGTAAGGGGGTTCTACACTCTCCTGGATCCAGATAAGGTCGGATTCCCCTTCTCGCTGATAATACTGGTTGACGCATTACCCGAAGAGCTAGATGAGGTCTTCGAACATGTCAGGGGTATGCGTGAAGCTGCCCACGTGTTCAAAGTGACTGGGAAGTACAACATAGTCGCGATATTTCACGCCAGGGACATGGACCACGTTTCTAGGATAAGTGAGAGCGTGCGTTCTCTTAGGGGAGTTGCCTCGGCTGAGACTCTGCTCGTCACTGGGGTAGTCCACATGAACCTGGAGCTCCCGATATGACCTCCGGCCTCGACACACCTTTATTAACGAATCGATAAATTTTATATAATAACTGATTAGCGAACCGTTAGATAGCTATGGCAGCCAGAAGCTGGAGCTTGGATGTGAGTTTACTCGCGATTTTTTCAGCCCTAGCATTCCTTGCATCATTGTTCGTTAAGATAACAGTGAACTACGGCGCTATAGTTTATGCTATCGTTCTCCTAACTGGAGCCCTCCTGATCTCGCGTCCCCTATCAGCCACAGCGATATCCTGCATTGCTGGCTTGCTCTACAGCTTCCAGTCCCCCCTCTTCCTCCTGATGCTCGGTACCTTCCTGGTGAGGGGCCTGGTACTTGACCTACTCTTCATACCAGCTGGGGTTTACTGGAAGTCCGCTAGGGGAGAGTACAACGTACCCCTGATTATTTTGGCCATGATGGCCTCCAGCTTCTCAGCTGGGCTCTACCAATACCTCTTTCTCGTTCTATTCCTGAAGAAGCTCCTGGATTTTGGAGCGTTCATAGTATCGACGATATTCCTGGTCTCAGTGGTATCCAATGCTTTAGCGGGATACGTAGTCCCCAAGATCATTATGCCGAAGCTGAGGAGGTTGGTGA
This is a stretch of genomic DNA from Candidatus Korarchaeum sp.. It encodes these proteins:
- a CDS encoding ATP-binding cassette domain-containing protein, producing MIEVRGLRVKLEDFEIDDLSLEIGDGEYLVIMGPSGAGKTLLLQCMLGIVRPTSGRIIIDGRDVTNAPPEFRGFSYVPQDYALFPHMSVFDNIAFGLRVRGFSESEVRRRVRELAEVMGVSRLLDRKPSTLSGGEKQRVALARGLATNPKALLLDEPLSALHRAMREELQVFMKRLHEELRFTAVHVTHDVVEAGYLGDRVAVMSEGRLLKVGRLEELLKDPSDGRIFEVLGYENLLKGVARREGQLTSVRIGDSELRSAYEAEGEVLVLIRPEDVYVHHPDDVGRVSARNVLRATVEGLEYRPPIYVVSFRVGSVTLRSSVTKQIVEDFGISKGREFVISVKATAIKVIPSSSEQTFLK
- a CDS encoding AbrB/MazE/SpoVT family DNA-binding domain-containing protein, whose product is MVEEVVKVTRNYQVTIPASIRSITEIKEGDFVKIIYDEHEGAIKIFPLKRRRTTLRVGREISVEEIEEAIEGILSETASRY
- a CDS encoding PIN domain-containing protein gives rise to the protein MRLLPDTNVLIYDTVEDSEHHEEAARIIDEAGEVIIPSIVIHEYIWAMFKIAQVSPSFLVIKLREYLGDPKAVYVLESAEVLVSALKMLEADGESLREMNDYIILATALHYNLKLATFDRKLRIRALERGLGVVP
- a CDS encoding type II toxin-antitoxin system VapC family toxin encodes the protein MRIVLDTYGWVEIFIGSEGGERVRRIIEESEEVYTPTIVLAEVARKYLREGFGEDEILERLDVIDYSSEVVPIDKRIALEASKCYLELTERAKREKLRDPSLFDAIVLATARVLDAKLLSGDEHFKGMDEVIWVSESR
- a CDS encoding VapB-type antitoxin, which translates into the protein MSGTTVRVSRSTIRMLESMRRKLNVSTLDETIRLLIIQQRRRKLEEVFGIDRGRIRPFSEVDRGEDSA
- a CDS encoding NAD-dependent epimerase/dehydratase family protein — protein: MIVVTGGAGFIGSNLVVELLRRGSEVTVIDNFSTGSREVAGILEGMGARIVEGSSSRTVELDSLDAVLHLGIASSSPMYREDPGLVSSALGEFISLIELARKRGIRLIYASTSSIYNGNDPPHREDMPVKSTDLYTEARYFMERIASVYYDLYGVKSIGLRLFSVYGPNERPKGRYANVVSQMIWAGLEGRPFVIFGDGKQTRDFIHVRDVVRAFMIALESDVHGVFNVGTGRETSFRELASLIAERVSLSLEFIPNPIRNYVLRTCADTSLAESVLGFKAEVSLKRGIEELIEAYRRSEIVFGV
- a CDS encoding GDP-mannose 4,6-dehydratase, with protein sequence MPTVIVTGGAGFIGSHTVDELLKIPDVDLIVLDNFHSGSPGNLRSSNRVRVLNSDIRSLDPPELSGDLLGIVHLAAIVSLDEAYLNPKLTLETNVIGTLNALEMARKLDSAKFVYASSVAVYGEPVKLPIDESHPTNPSNLYGLSKLMGEQVAMRYMEDHGIKVVSLRYFNVYGPRMRSGPYSGVIHRFITALLRGDAVRIFGDGRQTRDFVYVEDVARANVMALLSGAKGVFNIGTGVEVSIGELLDLLCETIGVKARDVKYEAPRKGDIRRSRASYKAAKESLGWEPRVSLREGLERTVKWYIGLR
- a CDS encoding Lrp/AsnC family transcriptional regulator, whose product is MSRLSGRGEFDDTDLEILRLMQRNARTPYSEIAKKLGIPEATVKYRVRKLIERGIVRGFYTLLDPDKVGFPFSLIILVDALPEELDEVFEHVRGMREAAHVFKVTGKYNIVAIFHARDMDHVSRISESVRSLRGVASAETLLVTGVVHMNLELPI